A section of the Flavobacterium sp. CG_23.5 genome encodes:
- a CDS encoding TerC family protein, with product MIVWILFLLAIVLFLALDLGVFNKTPHIISSKEAGKWTAVWVALSFMFSGVIYWLYKNNYVANPDHLRPAAASIKFITGYLIELSLSVDNIFVIAVIFSSFKIPKKYQHRVLFWGILGAVVFRGAMIYFGVLLINKFAWTAYVFGAFLIYTAMRMLFDKEDEKFEPKKSFVFKSLKKVMAISNHIDKEHFFVKRRHITAATPLFVALVVIEVMDVVFALDSVPAILAITKDPFIVFSSNIFAILGLRSMYFFLANMLERFSYLEYSLIAILSFVGLKMLLHDFIELPEWVSLAFIAISLLLGIAVSLKMNKKEDYNKNTEF from the coding sequence GTCTGGATTTTATTCTTACTCGCTATTGTATTATTTCTTGCACTCGATTTGGGCGTTTTTAATAAAACGCCGCATATTATCAGTTCCAAAGAAGCAGGAAAATGGACTGCTGTTTGGGTGGCATTATCCTTTATGTTTTCGGGAGTTATTTACTGGCTTTACAAAAATAATTATGTTGCTAATCCAGATCATTTAAGACCTGCCGCAGCATCTATAAAATTCATTACCGGTTATTTGATTGAATTATCATTGAGTGTCGATAATATATTTGTTATCGCTGTTATTTTTTCCTCTTTTAAAATTCCAAAAAAATACCAGCACAGGGTTTTGTTTTGGGGCATATTGGGAGCAGTCGTTTTTAGAGGCGCAATGATTTATTTTGGTGTGTTGCTGATTAATAAATTTGCTTGGACCGCTTATGTTTTTGGTGCGTTCTTAATTTATACCGCGATGAGAATGCTATTTGACAAAGAAGACGAAAAATTTGAACCTAAAAAATCTTTCGTTTTTAAAAGTCTAAAGAAAGTTATGGCGATTTCTAATCATATCGACAAAGAACATTTCTTTGTAAAAAGACGCCATATTACTGCTGCTACTCCCCTTTTTGTCGCGTTAGTAGTTATCGAAGTAATGGATGTTGTATTTGCTCTTGATAGTGTTCCCGCTATTTTAGCAATAACTAAAGATCCTTTTATAGTTTTTAGTTCTAATATTTTTGCGATTTTAGGTTTGCGTTCCATGTATTTCTTTTTAGCGAATATGCTGGAACGATTCAGCTATTTAGAATACAGCCTAATCGCTATTTTAAGTTTTGTAGGTCTCAAAATGTTACTCCATGATTTTATCGAATTGCCGGAATGGGTATCACTGGCTTTTATTGCCATTTCGCTACTATTAGGAATCGCAGTCTCACTGAAAATGAATAAAAAGGAAGATTATAATAAAAATACGGAGTTCTAA